The window TTATGGGATAAAAGGTAATCAATTGCTGACTGTCGATTACGTTTAAGATAGTCAGAGGATGTGAATGTTGTGAACGGAAATTAGAGCGAGAATTGCTCCTATTTGTAGAACGGGTACCTCCCGAGTTACcagcaaaacttaaaacacaatgCACGCGAATATACAGGGTTATTGctaaaatttaaacatgatgcaaattcctttGGACCATaagagttgtctttggacgatgatgatgatgtcctTATATTATGACGACCcaggccatgaagcgtatgacaagggattcgcaggccataaAATGGTGTCCTCAGTCCATGAGGATGGcacctctggactatgacgcctttgaataatgatatgcaattttgAGTGAttctcaggccatggcatggtgtcttcggGCTATGACGCCTTCAAATAATGTGGTGATGTTTCAGTCCATGAAATGAAAATATGCAGTAGTATCGATCATTTGTTAGAGGAAACAAGTGACGCTTAGTCATGTGCGAGAACGAAACGAGACAAAGCTTAGTCTTTTATGAAAAGCGGGCAGTGTTTTAGCCCGATGCAAAGAATGGACACAAAGCTTAGTCTcctgcagggaaaggcagtgcttagccttatgtaataatggaggcaacacttagcctcatgcgaggaatggagacaatgcttagtctcatacaaagtaaggtagtgcttagccttgtgcaataatggaggcaatgcttagccttgtgcaataatggaggcaatgcttagcctcatgcaaggaatggcagtgcttagccttatgaaataatGGAGGCAGAGCTTAGACTCATGCAGTGTAGCGGAGATAGTGTTAGTCTCGTGCAAGGGAAAGTAGTGCTTAGCTTTATGCAATaatagaggcagtgcttagcctcgtTCAATGAATggaaacaatgcttagtctcatgcaatggaaggcaatgcttagccttatgcaataatggaggcagtgcttagcctcatgcagtgtAGCGGAGACAGTTCTTAGTCTCGTGCAAGGGAAGGcgttgcttagccttatgcaataatggaggcaatgcttagcgtcattcaaagaatggagacaatgcttagtctcatgcaaaggaagacaatgcttagccttatgcaataatgaggGAAATGCTTGGCCTTATGCAAGAAGATCAATGATTAAATGCGAAAGGGCAATGTATTTCTTAGCTTGACGCGTTTGCGTTTGGCGACTTTTGTCAGTGTAaagatagtgatcttgttgtATGTATATATTTGCGGATGTTCCTGTTATATccattgtgcctgcatccaaagaaaaatcctGAGTTTTGGAGAGGGGGGGAAGGTTGGTTTGTTCTCTCGATTCCTTGCTTTGCCTTTGCTCCTGACTTGAGGTCATGTTCGAGTTACCCCGAGTAACGTCTGTCGACTATAGAAAGAATGCCATTTTTGAAAAAAACATGCATTTGTGATAAAtcgtttatataaaaatatagttgtttggaatatgtgataatgcatgaGAACAAAAAATTTTGTCGTATTGACGACTGTGACACGCTTCttagacattgcaacctccttaactcgaaattttgaggatcctcctcaaaattcttcccCAGTTTACATGCATACTTTTTGAGGTACAGTCCTTGGCGATTCTAAATACGACGACATCGGGCAAACTCGAGATCTTTCCCCCATTTCTGACCATAGGGGAAGTGAAGagattattatgatgtgaccgaacccacatggatgcctacgtatcccctaTTAAACAGGAATCATGTCACTCGTAGTtcaggttacatcaaatagaaagtacAAACATAGTTTTAAACATATTATCTCTTGACTAtgtctgaattgataggttttggccagaTCTCTCCATCTGtttctgcaagtataagcgctcctcctgttagtactcgatgaaccatgtaagggcctttcCAGTTGGGTaagaatttcccctttgcttcatcctgatgtgggaagattcgcTTCAACACCAATTTCCCCGATGTGAATTGCCTTGACCGGATCTTTTTATTGAAAGCCCTTGCTATTCTGttttggtagagttgaccgtgacacactgcattcattcttttgccatcaatgagagctagttgtttgTACTAGCTCCGTATCCATTCCACGTCGCTGAgcgcttcttgtataattctgaAGGAAGGGATCTCTACTTCGGCAGGGATAACAACTTCAGTGCCATAGACCAGTAGATAGGGAGTTTCTCCAGTTGATGTACGAACTGTTGTACGGTATCCGAGCAAAGAAAATGGTAGCTTTTCATTCCATTGCATGTAGTTGtttaccattttcctcaatatcttcttgatgttcttgttggcggcttctacggctccattcatttgcggcatgCATGTTGTAGAATTTTGATGCTTGATCCTGAACGTTTCGGATGTAGCTTTCATCAcatcactattgagattggcagtattgtcagtaatgattgactcgggcactccaaatcgacaaacaatgcgatcccggacaaaatctgctacgaccttcttagtcacaGCCTTATAGGACgcgacttcaacccattttgtgaagtagtctatggccaccaaAATGAATATGTGTCCGTTTGAAGTAGCAGTTtcaattggtccgatgacatccatgccccaagcacaGAAAGGCCATGgtgaactcgttgcattgagtttgtTGAGCagtactcgtatcatatcagcatgtatctggtaTTGGTGACACTTTTAAAAATTGATACAgtttgtttccatagtcatccagaaataccctgctcttaatatcttttTGGCCAAAACAAAATCGTTCATGTGAGGTCCACATGTTCCGAcatgtatttcttcgagcaatCTAGATGCTTCATTGGCATCGACAGATCACAGTAATCCCAAATCAGGAGTCTTTCTATGCAGAGTTCCcccgctttgaaagaaatggctGGCCAATCTTTGTGTGTAGCATTCTCCGGGTATTCTCCCTTTTCCAagtattccttgatgtcgtggaaccatggatttttGTCGAAcccttcttcaacatgagcacaataggttggctgcttatgaattcctattgggatagggtcgatgaaattcttccctggatgttgtatcatggaagacaaggtagctaatgcatctgcgaactcattctaaATCCTTAGAACATGCTGGagttctatctttgtgaacctcttgatcaactccTGTACACAGTgcaagtatggcaatattttagtgttattagtagcccattctcctagtacCTGGTGTACCAATAGATCATATTCTCCAATTACTAGTaactcctgaacattcatgttaatggccaacctgagtcccaagatgcaggcctcgtattctgccatattacTGGTGCACGGGAACCTGAGTTTTGCAGATACCAGGTAATGCTGATcgtttctgatactaagacagctcTGATGCAAACTCCCTTGAAGTTTgttgctccgtcgaagaacatttTCCAACCATCGTATGCTTTGGTAATATCTTCACCTACAAATGATACCTCCTCGTCGGGAAAAAATGTcttcagtggttcgtattctccgtctacgggaTTCTCCGCCAAATGATTGGCCAATGCTTGCcccttgactgccttctgagttacatagatgatgtcgaactcacttagcaatatctgccactttgctaacttttCCGTAGGCAtgagtttctgaaagatgtattttagtggatgcatccttgatatgagatatgtagtgtatgcagagaaataatgtctcaacttctgggctatccatgttaGATCATAGCAGGTGCACTCCAACAAAGAGTTATGAGCCTCGTAAGGcatgaacttcttgctcagatagtaTATCGCTTTCTCTTTCCTCCCAGCTTCGTCATGTTATCCTAGAATGCAGCCAAAGGCTCCATCCAACACAGACAGATGAAGCAGCAGAGGTCTTCCTGGTTCTAGCAGGACCAATACgggcggtttagataaatactcttTTATATTGTCGAAGGCTCTCtagcattcttcagtccaacttgttgcagcatctttcctcagcatcttAAAGATCAGAtcacatatcaccgttgattgtgctttaaaatggctaatataaTTGAGGCA is drawn from Nicotiana tomentosiformis chromosome 12, ASM39032v3, whole genome shotgun sequence and contains these coding sequences:
- the LOC138902322 gene encoding uncharacterized protein; this encodes MPTEKLAKWQILLSEFDIIYVTQKAVKGQALANHLAENPVDGEYEPLKTFFPDEEVSFVGEDITKAYDGWKMFFDGATNFKGVCIRAVLVSETISITWYLQNSGSRAPVIWQNTRPASWDSGKNFIDPIPIGIHKQPTYCAHVEEGFDKNPWFHDIKEYLEKGEYPENATHKDWPAISFKAGELCIERLLIWDYCDLSMPMKHLDCSKKYMSEHIHADMIRVLLNKLNATSSPWPFCAWGMDVIGPIETATSNGHIFILVAIDYFTKWVEVASYKAVTKKVVADFVRDRIVCRFGVPESIITDNTANLNSDVMKATSETFRIKHQNSTTCMPQMNGAVEAANKNIKKILRKMVNNYMQWNEKLPFSLLGYRTTVRTSTGETPYLLVYGTEVVIPAEVEIPSFRIIQEALSDVEWIRS